Proteins from a single region of Geothrix sp. PMB-07:
- a CDS encoding pyridoxal phosphate-dependent aminotransferase yields MRTAQRTHGFTESVIRGMTRLANEHGAINLAQGFPNFPAPGIIKQAAVAAIRADVNQYAITWGSKRLREALSRKMQAFYGLAVDPETEITVTCGATEAMASVLLALVDPREEVVVFEPWYENYGPDAVLCGAKPVNVPLPVGQPLDLDRLARAFGPQTRAIILNTPNNPTGKVFTAEELAGIAALCQRHDAYVITDEIYEHIVYDGVHIPMATLPGMAERTITISGASKTYAITGWRIGTIIAPRELTAAIRKVHDFLTVGAPAPLQDAVAVAMDELPRGYYTEMAEAYRQRRDLLCGALTRAGFQLQPPQGAYYVLADYSALSQEDDVAFATRLVKEAGVATVPLSSFISDPASSRMVRFAFCKTDDLLETAAQRLLAFASSR; encoded by the coding sequence ATGCGCACCGCCCAACGCACCCACGGCTTCACCGAATCGGTCATTCGCGGCATGACGCGGCTGGCCAACGAGCATGGGGCCATCAACCTGGCCCAGGGCTTTCCCAATTTCCCGGCGCCGGGCATCATCAAGCAGGCTGCGGTGGCGGCCATCCGGGCCGACGTGAATCAGTACGCCATCACCTGGGGCTCGAAGCGCCTGCGGGAAGCGCTGTCGCGGAAGATGCAGGCCTTCTACGGTCTGGCGGTGGATCCGGAAACGGAAATCACGGTGACTTGCGGTGCCACCGAAGCCATGGCCTCCGTGCTGCTGGCCCTGGTGGACCCCCGCGAAGAAGTGGTGGTCTTCGAGCCCTGGTACGAGAACTACGGCCCCGACGCGGTGCTCTGCGGCGCGAAGCCCGTGAACGTGCCGCTGCCCGTGGGCCAGCCCCTGGACCTTGACCGGTTGGCCCGTGCCTTCGGGCCGCAGACCCGCGCCATCATCCTGAACACGCCCAACAACCCCACGGGCAAGGTCTTCACGGCCGAGGAGTTGGCGGGCATCGCGGCGCTGTGCCAACGGCATGACGCCTATGTCATCACCGATGAGATCTACGAACACATCGTCTACGACGGCGTGCACATCCCCATGGCCACGCTGCCGGGCATGGCGGAGCGCACCATCACCATTTCGGGTGCCTCGAAAACCTACGCCATCACGGGCTGGCGCATCGGCACCATCATCGCCCCGCGGGAGCTGACGGCCGCCATCCGCAAGGTGCACGACTTCCTCACGGTGGGCGCGCCCGCGCCCCTGCAGGACGCCGTCGCGGTGGCCATGGATGAACTGCCCCGCGGCTACTACACCGAAATGGCCGAGGCCTACCGTCAGCGCCGCGACCTGCTCTGCGGCGCGCTGACCCGTGCGGGCTTCCAGCTGCAACCGCCCCAGGGCGCCTACTACGTGCTGGCGGACTACTCGGCACTGAGCCAGGAGGATGATGTGGCCTTTGCCACCCGCCTGGTGAAAGAGGCCGGCGTGGCCACGGTGCCGCTCTCGAGCTTCATCTCCGATCCGGCCTCGTCGCGCATGGTGCGCTTCGCCTTCTGCAAGACCGATGACCTGCTGGAGACTGCAGCACAGCGCCTGCTGGCCTTCGCCTCCAGCCGGTGA
- a CDS encoding nuclear transport factor 2 family protein, with amino-acid sequence MIPSLILAAALVLGAAPAPDATPEVVVQKQVEAYNAHNLDAFVACYDATIEFRTMDGRVGPEKGVAALRKGYDDLFKRFPALKVTILKRITQGAFVIDQEQAEGMGPNPVTVTAIYEVTKGRIVHVWFIEG; translated from the coding sequence ATGATCCCATCGCTCATCCTGGCCGCTGCCCTTGTCCTGGGCGCCGCACCGGCCCCTGATGCCACCCCGGAAGTCGTGGTGCAGAAGCAGGTGGAGGCCTACAACGCCCACAACCTGGATGCCTTTGTCGCCTGCTATGACGCGACCATTGAATTCCGCACCATGGACGGCAGGGTGGGCCCGGAAAAGGGCGTGGCGGCGCTTCGCAAGGGCTACGACGATCTCTTCAAACGCTTTCCCGCCTTGAAGGTGACGATCCTCAAGCGCATCACCCAGGGTGCCTTCGTCATCGACCAGGAGCAGGCCGAAGGCATGGGGCCCAATCCGGTGACCGTCACGGCCATCTACGAAGTGACGAAGGGCAGGATCGTCCACGTGTGGTTCATAGAGGGCTAA
- a CDS encoding radical SAM protein: MRYDEPLFRPPSEADSFILQATLGCSWNACTYCAMYRDKQYRVRPLDDVLADITEAGGRFADLVRHVFVADGDPLGMDMGHWEPILRALAQAFPRLRRVSTYATARNLLEKTPEELQRLRELGLSLLYIGPESGDDVTLRRIAKGATAAEHAEAARKAREAGMDQSLIFLLGAGGRERSEEHARASGRLATAMDPKFLSTLTLTVVPGTPISRLEDQGRFELPDVHELLQEQRWFVEEAQPSGAIFRSNHASSYLPIGGRLPRDRDSILAAIDEALAGRVALRPEWSRGL; encoded by the coding sequence GTGCGCTACGACGAACCCCTCTTCCGCCCGCCCAGTGAGGCCGATTCCTTCATCCTCCAGGCCACCCTCGGGTGTTCCTGGAACGCCTGCACCTACTGCGCCATGTACCGGGACAAGCAGTACCGGGTGCGCCCCCTTGACGATGTGTTGGCCGACATCACCGAGGCCGGCGGCCGCTTCGCGGACCTGGTTCGCCATGTCTTCGTGGCCGACGGCGATCCGCTGGGCATGGACATGGGCCATTGGGAACCCATCCTGCGGGCCCTGGCCCAGGCCTTCCCGCGCCTGCGCCGGGTGAGCACCTACGCCACGGCCCGCAACCTGCTGGAGAAAACGCCCGAGGAGCTTCAGCGCTTGCGGGAGCTGGGCCTGTCGCTGCTCTACATCGGCCCCGAATCCGGCGATGACGTCACCCTGCGGCGCATCGCCAAGGGCGCCACCGCCGCCGAGCACGCCGAAGCCGCCCGCAAGGCCCGGGAAGCCGGCATGGACCAGTCCCTCATCTTCCTGTTGGGCGCCGGAGGTCGCGAACGCAGCGAGGAGCACGCGCGGGCCTCCGGGCGCCTGGCCACAGCCATGGATCCCAAGTTCCTGTCGACGCTCACGCTCACGGTGGTGCCGGGAACCCCCATCTCAAGGCTGGAGGATCAGGGGCGTTTCGAGCTGCCCGACGTGCATGAGCTGCTGCAAGAGCAGCGCTGGTTCGTGGAGGAGGCCCAGCCCAGCGGCGCCATCTTCCGCTCCAACCATGCCTCCAGCTACCTGCCCATCGGCGGTCGCCTGCCGCGGGACCGGGATTCCATCCTGGCCGCCATCGATGAAGCCCTGGCGGGACGCGTGGCCCTGCGGCCCGAGTGGTCGCGGGGGCTCTAA